The genomic region TCAGCCAATCGGTGTAATTATCAAGCAAATGGAGCGGCAGATCAAAAATCGTAAAAGGTTGCGGGATCACAGGGTCAGACACATCCAGCATAGGGAGGATTGATTCATTACCACCCTAAACTTAGGGCTCAGTGGACGAGATTGCAACTAGCGCTGACGGGGAGATCGAGAGAATTTTCGCAGCACGGAGGGACGGCCGCTCTCGGGCTGGCGGCGGAGATCAAGAATCGCTCGGGTGGGGTAATCGCTTTCGTCGTAGATTTCGCCCACCAGTTCCTCCAAAATATCTTCGAGGGTAATCAGCCCCACAGTGCCGCCATATTCATCCACCACGATCGCCAAGTGGAGGCGCTGCTGCAACATTTCCTTGAGCAAATCCGCCACCCGCTTGAGTTCTGGCACATAGACCGGCGGTTCGGTGGCTAGCATCACCGGGCCATCCTGTTGCTGTTGTTGCTTGAGGGACTGCAGCTCTTGCAGAGCGCGCTTCAAGTGAACGATGCCGACAATTTGATCCTTGGATTCTTCCTGAACTGGAATTCGCGAAAATCCGGTTTCCAAGCACAGGTTCACCAAGTCTTGCAGGCTAGCCTCATGGGAGATGGTGCGCATATCAATGCGGGGCTTCACCACATCATGGGCCTTGAGGCGATCGAGCATCAGGGCCTTATTCAGCAGTTGGTGTTTATCCAAATCCAACTGCCCTTTGCCACCCAGCACCTCGATCATCAACTGCAGATCGCGTACTGATTCTCCCGACTGCACCGCTGTGCCCTGGACGAGGCGAATCATATATTGAGCGATCGCTTCTAGAAAATAGGTGATCCCCAGCAAGCTCAGCAGTTTAGACAGCAGATAGATGGGGCGAACAGCCGCCTTAAAGTAGGGCAAGACGTTGTTGATGGCCAAGGATTTGGGCGTAATTTCACCAAAAACGAGGAGCAGCAAGGTGGCTACTGCCGTGGCTATACCTACCGAGGCACTGCCCAGCCAAATGGCAAACAGGTTACTGGTGAGAATCGCCGTAAAGTTATTGACCAGGTTATTACCCACTAGCAAGGTGGTGATAAACCGAGCTCGATTTTCCAACACCAAGGTGAACATGCCATTGCGATCGCCCTGATCTTTAATCAGCGCCCGCAGCTTTAGATTATCCAGCGCGGTGATCGCCGTCTCTGACCCTGAGAAAAAACCCGATAGCACCAGCATAATGACCAACACCAAGATATCGAGCCACACCTCTCCTAATAGCGGGGTGACAGCTAGCAGCACGGGAGTATGGGAAACCATGGAAGGGGCGATCGCCTCAATGGACACTAGTGAATAGTATGGAGTGGACAACATCAACCAATTTCGAGATTCACAGCATAGCCTAACGCAGGGTTAGGCGTCGCTACACCAGCCCTAGAGATCCCATCCTTGGGAGCATCGGGCTAGAAGTCTTTTCATCTTGACCAATCGAGCCAAAAAATTGCAGGTTGTGTACACATCTTAAGGTTCAAGGTGCCGGGGGAAGACTTCGGAGACAATGACCAAGGTGGCGATCGCCTCTGAGTGTAGCCCCCATGATGTACGTAGGTTGGTACCCATGTCCGAGACTCAACCGATTCGCCTTGCGGATCTTGACTTTATCCCATACCTCACCGATGCCGGAGAGTTGTCCTATACCCTTGCGGATCAAATTGGCGTCTATGCCATTTTTGACGCCGATCGCACCCTACAGTTTGTCGGCTACTCCCGCAATGTAGCCCTAAGCCTGGTGCAGCATATAGTGCGCCAGCCCCAGCAGTGCTACTGGGTGAAAGTGCAGTGCATTGATCGCCCAAGTCGCTCCATCCTGGAAGACATTCGCCAGGCCTGGCTGGCTGAAGTTCCCAACAGCCCCGCCCATACCGCCAGCGATCGCTGGACTCAGCCCATTGATGCGGCAGCCCAGATGACGCCGGAGGAGCAGCAGGCTCTGGCTAAAGGTGATGGGGGCGATCGCCCTCGGTTGCTCAAACAAGTGGCCAGACGGGTCGAGCAAGAGGTTCTGGTCCAACTGGCTGAGCGTGGAGTCACTGCCTCCCTGCGGTTTAATCCGAAATTGAAGGAAGAGGGACTGTTAGATCTCAAGTAGATCTCAAACAGATCTCAAGGCGATCGCTGAGATTGCTAAATCCCGACGAAGCGATCGGTAGATCACGATAGATTTCACCTAGATCTCAACGTAGTAGATCGCTATCGTGAATTGCCCCCAACTTAGTGCCGAATGAACGTCCTAGAACGTATGTCCTAGCGTGATCCCACTGCACCAATCCACCTCAACCTACTAAAACGCGACCATCTCATGATCGTGAAGGGGGTAGGCAGTGCTAGGCTTTGAGCAGGATTGAAGGGTGGACATTTGCCATCGGTTGACCAGTCCCGCAGTCCGTGGGCGATCGCCCTGTTTTGCTGAAACCCTTGAGCCACACCGGAAGTCCCATGTCGTCAACGCTGCTGAGTAATCGCTACCAAGTCCTAGAAACCCTCGGAGCTGGAGGGTTTGGCACCACGCTGCTCGCCGAAGATATCCAGATGCCGTCTCGGCGGAAATGTGTCATCAAGCAACTGAAGCCGATCGAGAACAATCCAGACATTTATCGGCTGGTGCAAGAACGTTTCCATCGAGAGGCGGCCATTCTTGAAAGCTTGGGCAATGTCAACGGGCAAATTCCCCAGCTCTATGCCTATTTCAATGAAGATGACCGGTTTTACCTGATCCAAGAATGGATCGAAGGGGTGACCTTAAGCCAAAAGGTGAAACTGCAGGGACGACTGCCGGAAGCCCAAGTCCGCAGCATTCTCATGAGTCTCCTGTCGGTGTTGGACTATGTCCACAGTCGCCAAATTATTCACCGCGATATTAAACCCGACAACATTATTTTGCGATCGCAGGATCAAAAACCGGTGCTGATCGACTTTGGGGCGGTGCGCGAAACCATGGGCACGGTGGTCAATTCAGAAGGCGAGGCCACCAGTTCTATCGTCATCGGTACGCCAGGCTTCATGCCCTCCGAGCAGGCAGCGGGGCGCGCTATCTACTCCAGCGATCTCTACAGCTTGGGGTTGACCATGATCTACCTGCTCACGGGCAAGCCACCCCAGGATCTCGATCTGGATCCCCGCACGGGAGATGTGGTGTGGCAGCATGATGCGCCGGGCGTGAGTCAGACACTCATTGATAGCCTCAATCGATCGATTCAATATAACCCACGCGATCGCTATGCCACAGCAGCGGAGATGCTAGATGCCTTGGAAGGCAGCAGCAGTGCCCCAGACACCGCCGTCCAAGCTGGCGAGATCCGCGATCGCCTCCCCGGCACACCTGCCTCTGAAGTACCGCCCACGATCATCCCATCACCGATCTCATCGCCACCGGCTGGAAACATGGCCACAGAACTGCCAGGGGCGATCGATAGCATGGCCGTGGGCAAGGATAAACCCATGCCGCCGGAGGTGCCTGGATGGAACTGGGGCGCGTTTCTCCTCCCCGGCATCTGGTGCTTCAATAACCAAGTGTGGTGGGGGCTGCTGGCTTGGACATCCTGGTTTACGGCAGGGCTCAGTTGGCTGGTCGTTGGGGGGCTGTTGGGTGCCAAGGGCAACGAATGGGCCTGGAAGAGCCGGGGTTGGAAAAGTGTTGAAGCATTTAAGGCCAACCAACGGGCTTGGGCCATTGGCGGTATGGCTACCTGGGGCAGCATGGTGGGCTTGATCATCCTCTTGGCAGTCATTGGGTCCCAACTGCCCGATACAGACAGCGCGGTGACGGACGAAGCGACGCCGATTGAGCCCACCCTCCCCGATCCACCCGTCCCTCCCACAGAGCCAACACCACCGCCCACCGTCACCGCAGTAGGGGTAACCAATCTGCAAGTCTGCGCAATACCTGAACCGGACACTGTCTGTGATGGCGATCGCCCCCAGCTTCCTAGCAAAACGCCCTCTATTTTGATCAGCGCCGATTTAGACGTTCCCATGAACACGCAGATCACCATCACATGGCGATATCTGGGCGGTGAGGCCGGCGACGCCACCGACATTGATACCATTTCCGTGGTGAAAGACGACGAGGCAATTGACTACGTATGGACACGTCTACCGGCTCCAGAAAGCGGTACCTGGCCCATAGGCGACTACCGGGTAAACTTTGAGATCCTCCTCCCAGACAGCGGCAATGACAGCGAAACGATCCAAAAGGGCTTTTCTATCCAGTAAGCTGAATCACGATACTGATTTGTGGATGCCGGATTGAAACCTCCTTCCAACTACCGAAACCTCCTGCCCTACCTGCGCCCCCACGGCAGCACGATCGCCCAAGCGCTAGCCTGTACCTTAGCGTTCACCATCTTTTGGCCGCTGTTGGCTTGGCTGGCGGGGGAAATTGCCAATCTCATTGGTCAGGGTGAGGTTGGGGCGATCGCTCACCTAGCAGCCGTGAGTGCGATCGTGTTTTTGGTGCGGGGTCTGGTGCAGTTCGGGCAAGATGCTCTGATGGCCAAGGCCGCGCTGGCGATCGCCTTTGATCTACGCAAAAAAGTCTTCACCCATCTACAAAGCCTTAGCCTCAGCTACTTTGAGACCTCCAAAACCGGCGACCTCAGCTATCGGCTAACAGAGGATATCGATCGCATCGGAGAAGTGATCAACAAAGTTTTTCACCAGTTCATTCCCTGCATTTTGCAACTGGTGGTGGTGCTGGGCTATATGGTGTATCTCAACTGGCAGCTCACCCTAGCCACCTTGATCATCGCGCCCCTAATGGCCGTCCTGATCGGCGGCTTTGGGCAACAGTTGCTGATCTTCTCCCGCCGCAGCCAGAGCCGCGTATCTGATCTCTCCGCCCTGCTCACCGAGGTCTTTTCAGGTATTCGGCTCATTCAAGCCTTTTCTGCCGAAGACTACGAAATCCATCGCTTTGCCCAAGAAGCCGAGCGCAACCGCCGAGCCAAATTTTCCGCCGAGCGCCTCAAGGCCATTCAGTTTCCCGTGGTGGGATTTCTAGAAGCCATGAGCGTCCTGCTGCTGTTTTTATTAGGCGGTTGGCAAATTTCCACCAACAACCTCACCGGAGCCGAATTTGTCAGCTATATTGCCGCCGTAGCGCTGTTGATCGACCCAATTTCGATTACCACCAGCAACTACAACGAATTCAAGCAAGGGGAAGCCTCCGTCGATCGCATCTTTGAACTGTTCGCCATCCAGCCCCAGGTAGTGGAGCTACCAACTGCCAAGATGTTGCCCGTCGTCAACGGCAAGGTCGAATACCGTCACATTACCTTTGGCTACAAGCCCGACCAGCCGATCCTGCAAGACCTGAGCCTAGAGGTCAAACCTGGGGAAGCGATCGCCCTTGTGGGGGCCTCAGGAGCCGGCAAAACCACGTTGATGAACCTGCTGCCCCGGTTCTACGATCCGCAAGCGGGTCAAATTTTGATTGATGGCATCGATATCCAAAGCGTCACCTTGCGCAGCCTGCGCCGCCAAATTGGCATCGTACCCCAAGAAACCGTCCTCTTTTCCGGCACCATTGCCCAAAATATCGCCTTCGGACAAACCCAAGTGTCCCTAGAGGCCGTGGAAGCCGCCGCCAAAATCGCCAATGCCGATCAATTCATCCGCCAGTTTCCCGATGGCTATCAAACCTGGGTGGGGGAACGGGGCATTAATCTATCCGGTGGTCAGCGGCAGCGAATTGCGATCGCCCGCGCCGTCCTCCTCGATCCTCGCATCCTCATCCTCGATGAGGCCACCTCCGCCCTCGATTCTGAATCGGAAGCGCTCATCCAAGAAGCCCTAGAACGCCTGATGCAGGGCCGCACCGTGTTTATCATTGCCCATCGCCTAGCCACCGTGCGCCGCGCCGATCGCATTTTGGTGATTGAACAAGGGCAAGTGGTTGAATCGGGCAGCCATACCACCCTGCTCGAACAGGGCGATCGCTATGCCCGCTTTTATGCCCAGCAGTTCAGCCCCTCCTAGCTACCACAGGCTGCGAAAATCCAGCTCAGCCCATGATGTTACATGACTGCTAGATAGGTTACAAACTGCTCAAGACGAACTTGCTACCATGCGTCCAAGCAATTGTAGTTAGTCATGACATCCCCGGTACGCTTGTCGCCGGGATTTTTTTGCGCCTCACAAGTTTACAAAACTTAAGAATATTAAGCATCGTGTAGATGGCACATGAATCTAAAAAAAACTTAAACTGTTGACTGACGGTTTATCCTCGTCCTTGTCGCGCTCTTCGGTTAGTGACGTCTTGCACTCAAAGCTCTCGATTTGCACCCTCCTCAAGACCAGCACCTTGGCAGAAGCCCTGCTGCAATCTCTTAGAGGAACACCCCACAGCCTGACTCAGTTTGAGGCAGACGATCAGTTTGTGGATTTTTTAGATCAGCAGCGCTATGGCATTGACTGCTTGATTCTAGAAGATCATCCTGAGCTGAAGCACCTGCTGATCATGCTACAAAAGCGCTCCATCCTGCTCCCCACGATCATCCTAGAAGTTGGAGGCTACGAGACCAATCCAGAAGCAGCGGTGGCCAAAGCCGTGGCATCCTTAGAAGACAAGTCATCCCGAGATCACCCCTACCATCAGGCAGCCCTGCGGATCACATTAACGCAGCTAGGGCAGTTAGAACACTTTATCGATAAAGCCATCGGTAAATTCCTGAAGCTGTCTCCAGGGCAACAGGGGCAGGGAGACGAAGGGATAGATGATGACTATCTAATTGCAGACCATCCGATGGTGCTGATGCCGCAACAGCGGCGGCTAGCTGAAAAGTTAAAGGAGCGTCTGGGATACTTGGGGGTGTACTATAAGCGAAATCCTAAGAACTTTCTGCGTAATCTTCCGCCACCGCAGCGAAAAGATTTTTTACGTCAGTTGAAGGACGATTATCGGAAGATCATCCTGGTGTATTTTTCACCAGACATGAAAGATCTCAACGAGCAAATTGACAATTTTGTGAACATGGCTTTCTTTGCTGATGTTTCGGTGTCGCAGATTGTCGAAATCCACATGAAGTTGATGGATGATTTTGCCAAGCATCTTAAATTAGAAGGTCGTAGTGAGGAAATCCTGCTAGATTATCGATTGACTTTGATTGATGCGATCGCCCATCTATGTGAAATGTACCGTCGATCTATTCCACGAGATTCCTGAAGTCCTCCATCAGTCGTGCTTTGCTTCTAATAGCTGAGTCGATCATGTCCAACGTTTAGTCTCAACACAGTGTGATGGTTGAAGCCCGCCGCAAGCACAGCAGCCTTGTTGAGTTACTTCCATGTATCCCCTAAGGTTCCATGAATCCCCTAAGAAAGACCTACGTTCTTAAACTCTATGTTGCAGGCAACACGCCCAACTCCATTCGGGCGTTGAAAACTCTCAATAATATCCTGGAAAAGGAGTTTCAGGGGGTATATGCCCTCAAGGTCATTGATGTCCTTAAAAATCCTCAATTGGCAGAAGAGGACAAGATTCTGGCAACCCCAACCCTAGCTAAAATTTTGCCCCCGCCGGTTCGCAAAATCATTGGCGATTTATCGGATCGAGAAAAAGTTTTAATTGGTTTGGATTTGTTGTATGAAGAACTACGGGACGACGAAGCAAATTACTGATGCTATTCTGCTCTACGGCACGTTTAACTAGCACAACTGCTTCAATCCTGCGATTGATCGGCGGTTGTGTCAGACGAACACAAGCATTAGAGTGGGTCCTTCCGTACAACAGGGTCTATCCACACACCATCAGAGAACGGGGACATGAGGAGCCTTAAAGAGAGCGATCGCCTCCCCTATCGACAGCCGGATGTGCTTACAGCCTCCCGGTATATTAATGCCCTGACTCCAAACCAATTTTTGATAGTCTAATAACACTATGGCAGATATGGCAGACAATCCAGTCCCACCTAAAAGCAGCTCCAAAAAGCTAGCCAGTGTTCAAAAAATCCACACCATGATCGAAGGGTTTGATGACATCAGTCATGATGGTCTCCCCGTCGGTCGTACTACCCTTGTCAGCGGGACATCAGGTACCGGAAAAACTCTATTTGCCGTTCAATTTTTGTATAACGGCATGATTTATTTTGATGAACCTGGGGTCTTTGTCACCTTTGAAGAATCCCCCGCCGACATCATTAAAAACGCCGCAAGTTTTGGTTGGGATTTACAACACTTTATTGACGAAGGCAAGCTCTTCATTCTCGATGCTTCCCCCGATCCAGAAGGACAGGATATTGTCGGTAACTTTGATCTCTCTGCCTTGATTGAACGCATCCAGTATGCCATTCGCAAATATAAAGCCAAGCGCGTGTCGATTGACTCCGTGACGGCAGTATTTCAG from Candidatus Obscuribacterales bacterium harbors:
- a CDS encoding hemolysin family protein, yielding MLSTPYYSLVSIEAIAPSMVSHTPVLLAVTPLLGEVWLDILVLVIMLVLSGFFSGSETAITALDNLKLRALIKDQGDRNGMFTLVLENRARFITTLLVGNNLVNNFTAILTSNLFAIWLGSASVGIATAVATLLLLVFGEITPKSLAINNVLPYFKAAVRPIYLLSKLLSLLGITYFLEAIAQYMIRLVQGTAVQSGESVRDLQLMIEVLGGKGQLDLDKHQLLNKALMLDRLKAHDVVKPRIDMRTISHEASLQDLVNLCLETGFSRIPVQEESKDQIVGIVHLKRALQELQSLKQQQQQDGPVMLATEPPVYVPELKRVADLLKEMLQQRLHLAIVVDEYGGTVGLITLEDILEELVGEIYDESDYPTRAILDLRRQPESGRPSVLRKFSRSPRQR
- a CDS encoding GIY-YIG nuclease family protein; this translates as MSETQPIRLADLDFIPYLTDAGELSYTLADQIGVYAIFDADRTLQFVGYSRNVALSLVQHIVRQPQQCYWVKVQCIDRPSRSILEDIRQAWLAEVPNSPAHTASDRWTQPIDAAAQMTPEEQQALAKGDGGDRPRLLKQVARRVEQEVLVQLAERGVTASLRFNPKLKEEGLLDLK
- a CDS encoding serine/threonine-protein kinase codes for the protein MSSTLLSNRYQVLETLGAGGFGTTLLAEDIQMPSRRKCVIKQLKPIENNPDIYRLVQERFHREAAILESLGNVNGQIPQLYAYFNEDDRFYLIQEWIEGVTLSQKVKLQGRLPEAQVRSILMSLLSVLDYVHSRQIIHRDIKPDNIILRSQDQKPVLIDFGAVRETMGTVVNSEGEATSSIVIGTPGFMPSEQAAGRAIYSSDLYSLGLTMIYLLTGKPPQDLDLDPRTGDVVWQHDAPGVSQTLIDSLNRSIQYNPRDRYATAAEMLDALEGSSSAPDTAVQAGEIRDRLPGTPASEVPPTIIPSPISSPPAGNMATELPGAIDSMAVGKDKPMPPEVPGWNWGAFLLPGIWCFNNQVWWGLLAWTSWFTAGLSWLVVGGLLGAKGNEWAWKSRGWKSVEAFKANQRAWAIGGMATWGSMVGLIILLAVIGSQLPDTDSAVTDEATPIEPTLPDPPVPPTEPTPPPTVTAVGVTNLQVCAIPEPDTVCDGDRPQLPSKTPSILISADLDVPMNTQITITWRYLGGEAGDATDIDTISVVKDDEAIDYVWTRLPAPESGTWPIGDYRVNFEILLPDSGNDSETIQKGFSIQ
- a CDS encoding ABC transporter ATP-binding protein produces the protein MKPPSNYRNLLPYLRPHGSTIAQALACTLAFTIFWPLLAWLAGEIANLIGQGEVGAIAHLAAVSAIVFLVRGLVQFGQDALMAKAALAIAFDLRKKVFTHLQSLSLSYFETSKTGDLSYRLTEDIDRIGEVINKVFHQFIPCILQLVVVLGYMVYLNWQLTLATLIIAPLMAVLIGGFGQQLLIFSRRSQSRVSDLSALLTEVFSGIRLIQAFSAEDYEIHRFAQEAERNRRAKFSAERLKAIQFPVVGFLEAMSVLLLFLLGGWQISTNNLTGAEFVSYIAAVALLIDPISITTSNYNEFKQGEASVDRIFELFAIQPQVVELPTAKMLPVVNGKVEYRHITFGYKPDQPILQDLSLEVKPGEAIALVGASGAGKTTLMNLLPRFYDPQAGQILIDGIDIQSVTLRSLRRQIGIVPQETVLFSGTIAQNIAFGQTQVSLEAVEAAAKIANADQFIRQFPDGYQTWVGERGINLSGGQRQRIAIARAVLLDPRILILDEATSALDSESEALIQEALERLMQGRTVFIIAHRLATVRRADRILVIEQGQVVESGSHTTLLEQGDRYARFYAQQFSPS
- a CDS encoding circadian clock protein KaiA; the encoded protein is MHSKLSICTLLKTSTLAEALLQSLRGTPHSLTQFEADDQFVDFLDQQRYGIDCLILEDHPELKHLLIMLQKRSILLPTIILEVGGYETNPEAAVAKAVASLEDKSSRDHPYHQAALRITLTQLGQLEHFIDKAIGKFLKLSPGQQGQGDEGIDDDYLIADHPMVLMPQQRRLAEKLKERLGYLGVYYKRNPKNFLRNLPPPQRKDFLRQLKDDYRKIILVYFSPDMKDLNEQIDNFVNMAFFADVSVSQIVEIHMKLMDDFAKHLKLEGRSEEILLDYRLTLIDAIAHLCEMYRRSIPRDS
- the kaiB gene encoding circadian clock protein KaiB; this translates as MNPLRKTYVLKLYVAGNTPNSIRALKTLNNILEKEFQGVYALKVIDVLKNPQLAEEDKILATPTLAKILPPPVRKIIGDLSDREKVLIGLDLLYEELRDDEANY